A genome region from Deinococcus sp. KNUC1210 includes the following:
- the queA gene encoding tRNA preQ1(34) S-adenosylmethionine ribosyltransferase-isomerase QueA yields the protein MSAENLDALLARLSFELPPERIAQTGAEPRDASRLMVVEQERLQHRVFRELPDLLRPGDVLVFNESRVIPARVMAHKPSAGGQGGGRIEVLLLRQEVRPELGEHVWSAYLKPAKRAGNVLLLGDVQAEVVGVLEDGARLLSFPEDILPHLERIGTLPLPPYIATGDAQLQDADFQQRYQTVYAQTPGSVAAPTAGLHFTPELLARLDSMGVQRAAITLHVGAGTFKPISGPVSEHVMHAESFDISQATADAVNRAKREGRRVVAVGTTSVRALQSAWDGTELHAGPGDTSIFITPGYASFVPDLLITNLHLPGSTLLLLVAAFAGEERIRAAYSAALDTGYRFYSLGDAMLLERAEPPQS from the coding sequence ATGAGCGCGGAAAATCTGGATGCGCTGCTGGCCCGCCTGAGCTTCGAGCTGCCCCCGGAGCGCATCGCCCAGACCGGGGCTGAACCGCGAGATGCCAGCCGCCTGATGGTGGTGGAGCAGGAACGTCTTCAACACCGCGTGTTCCGTGAGCTGCCCGACCTGCTGCGGCCCGGTGACGTGCTGGTTTTCAACGAAAGCCGCGTCATTCCGGCCCGCGTGATGGCCCACAAGCCGAGCGCAGGTGGGCAGGGCGGCGGCAGAATCGAGGTGCTGCTGCTGCGTCAGGAAGTCCGTCCGGAGCTGGGCGAGCACGTCTGGAGCGCATATCTCAAGCCCGCGAAGCGTGCCGGAAACGTGTTGCTGCTGGGTGATGTGCAGGCCGAAGTGGTGGGTGTGCTGGAGGACGGCGCCCGTCTGCTGAGCTTTCCGGAAGACATCCTGCCGCATCTGGAGAGGATCGGTACGCTGCCGCTGCCGCCCTATATCGCGACTGGCGATGCTCAGCTTCAGGACGCTGACTTTCAGCAGCGCTATCAGACGGTGTACGCCCAGACGCCCGGCAGCGTGGCGGCTCCGACGGCGGGGCTGCACTTCACGCCCGAACTGCTCGCCCGGCTCGACAGCATGGGCGTGCAGCGGGCCGCCATCACGCTGCACGTGGGAGCCGGAACCTTCAAGCCCATCTCCGGCCCCGTGTCGGAACACGTGATGCACGCCGAAAGCTTCGATATTTCACAGGCGACGGCAGACGCGGTCAACCGGGCGAAGCGGGAAGGGCGGCGGGTGGTGGCGGTCGGCACCACGAGTGTCCGCGCCCTCCAGAGCGCCTGGGACGGAACCGAGCTGCACGCTGGCCCCGGTGACACCAGCATCTTCATCACGCCGGGGTACGCCAGCTTTGTGCCCGACCTGCTGATCACCAACCTGCATCTGCCGGGAAGCACGCTGCTGCTGCTGGTGGCGGCCTTTGCGGGTGAGGAACGCATCCGGGCGGCGTATTCGGCAGCGCTGGACACGGGCTACAGGTTCTACAGTCTGGGTGACGCGATGTTGCTGGAACGGGCCGAGCCTCCGCAGAGCTGA
- a CDS encoding GNAT family N-acetyltransferase yields the protein MQSPTLRPFDAAADYALLAEFLTRLHPGSPQSAEDLLRFDAGRLPDEHHARTLAVLDGELVGMVETERSRQFNQPGWYGLHVRTAETDLWHRLERSGLDTLRPLSPAVLHTSVREDWTEYPRLKAEGWQEHERTWLSVLDLKRFDAAAFAAQAQRAQAAGIVIATPEELGWDGSEAVQRRLYELVVLLLSDVPTTDPLIPWPFEVWQRRIMQEHFHPAGPLIAVQGGEWVGLTELYQPMLSRPGTLRQGLTGVRREWRGNGVAWALKLRAAARAQEQGWQQILTSNHVNNREMLGINEAMGFVKEPALVVLKRAWNG from the coding sequence ATGCAGAGTCCGACCCTCCGCCCTTTCGATGCGGCTGCCGATTACGCGCTGCTGGCCGAGTTTCTGACGCGGCTGCACCCAGGTTCCCCGCAGAGTGCCGAAGACCTGCTGCGCTTCGACGCCGGACGCCTGCCCGACGAGCACCACGCCCGCACGCTGGCTGTACTGGACGGCGAACTGGTCGGCATGGTCGAAACCGAGCGCTCCCGCCAGTTCAATCAGCCGGGGTGGTACGGCCTGCACGTCAGAACGGCGGAGACGGACCTGTGGCACCGGCTGGAACGCAGCGGGCTGGACACGCTGCGCCCGCTCTCCCCTGCCGTGCTGCACACCAGTGTGCGCGAGGACTGGACGGAATATCCGCGCCTGAAGGCCGAAGGCTGGCAGGAGCACGAGCGCACATGGCTGAGCGTCCTCGATCTGAAACGCTTTGACGCGGCTGCCTTCGCGGCCCAGGCGCAGCGGGCGCAGGCAGCGGGCATCGTGATCGCCACACCGGAAGAACTCGGCTGGGACGGCAGCGAAGCCGTCCAGCGCCGACTGTACGAACTCGTCGTCCTGCTGCTGAGCGACGTGCCCACCACCGACCCCCTGATTCCCTGGCCGTTCGAGGTCTGGCAGCGCCGCATCATGCAGGAACACTTTCATCCCGCTGGTCCGCTGATCGCGGTGCAGGGCGGCGAGTGGGTCGGCCTGACCGAGCTGTATCAGCCGATGCTGTCCCGGCCCGGCACGCTGCGGCAGGGCCTGACCGGTGTTCGGCGCGAGTGGCGCGGCAACGGCGTGGCCTGGGCGCTGAAGCTGCGGGCAGCGGCGCGGGCGCAGGAGCAGGGCTGGCAGCAGATCCTGACGAGCAACCATGTCAACAACCGCGAAATGCTGGGCATCAACGAGGCGATGGGCTTCGTGAAGGAACCCGCGCTGGTGGTGCTGAAGCGGGCATGGAACGGATAA
- a CDS encoding ATP-binding protein — protein sequence MVNKPVVMVAASDPSRTMALASAVPMAELMHVADAEGLLRETHLTPPDVVLLYTDLPSRLPLHDVLGMLRGREDLAHTRWLAVGTQGLGPMLQAGADALMSDNTPTEAMASQVRTLLERVRQTREQTERMATLQRRMESWEHEERVRDQLVHMLVHDLKNPIAAVLGLLEVVEDDTDLSGESRELVKLAREETYHLLHLSVNMLDVRKIQAGKMKLNTELVFAVQFTEVIEQARGDVGVGMRERHLRIQVPGEMPPVLADPEILRRIYANLLSNAMKHTTTGGVITLRAQVQGNELLCAIHDDGEGIPAEDIPNLFAAFEQSRLTLHGRFDTGMGLAFCKLAVEGHGGRIWVESERGKGASFYFTLPLAMETEDDDFADLLV from the coding sequence ATGGTCAATAAACCGGTGGTGATGGTAGCGGCAAGCGACCCTTCGAGAACGATGGCGCTGGCATCGGCTGTTCCGATGGCCGAACTGATGCATGTGGCAGACGCTGAAGGGCTGCTGCGCGAAACACATCTGACACCGCCAGATGTGGTGCTGCTGTATACCGATCTGCCCAGCAGACTGCCGCTTCACGACGTGCTGGGGATGCTGCGGGGCCGTGAAGACCTGGCGCATACCCGCTGGCTGGCGGTGGGCACACAGGGCCTGGGTCCGATGCTTCAGGCCGGGGCCGACGCCCTGATGAGCGACAACACGCCCACCGAGGCGATGGCCTCTCAGGTCAGAACGCTGCTGGAGCGGGTGCGGCAGACCCGCGAGCAAACCGAGCGCATGGCGACCTTGCAGCGCCGCATGGAGAGCTGGGAACACGAGGAACGGGTGCGCGACCAGCTCGTTCATATGCTGGTGCACGACCTGAAGAACCCTATCGCGGCGGTGCTGGGGCTGCTGGAAGTGGTCGAGGACGACACCGACCTGAGCGGCGAGTCGCGTGAGCTGGTCAAGCTGGCACGCGAGGAAACCTACCATCTGCTGCACCTGTCAGTGAACATGCTCGATGTCCGCAAGATTCAGGCGGGCAAGATGAAGCTGAACACCGAACTGGTCTTCGCGGTGCAGTTTACCGAGGTGATCGAGCAGGCACGCGGCGATGTGGGCGTGGGCATGCGTGAACGGCATCTGCGAATACAGGTGCCGGGCGAAATGCCTCCGGTCCTGGCCGACCCGGAAATTCTGCGGCGTATCTATGCCAACCTGCTTTCAAACGCCATGAAGCACACCACGACGGGCGGCGTCATTACGCTGCGGGCGCAGGTGCAGGGCAATGAACTGCTGTGTGCCATTCACGACGACGGCGAGGGTATTCCCGCCGAGGACATTCCCAACCTGTTCGCGGCCTTCGAGCAGTCGCGCCTGACGCTGCACGGCCGATTCGACACCGGCATGGGGCTGGCTTTCTGCAAACTGGCGGTCGAGGGACACGGCGGGCGTATCTGGGTTGAGTCGGAGCGTGGCAAGGGCGCGAGTTTCTACTTCACCCTGCCGCTGGCGATGGAAACCGAAGACGACGATTTCGCCGACCTGCTGGTGTGA
- a CDS encoding M3 family metallopeptidase: MTTAQDVVPTPQAAHNPLLDTEFLIPFDRIRPEHAEPAVDTLIDQARADLEALAQSDDQPGFLKRLDRLTERLDTAVTVVHHLEGVVSSDEWRAARRVIQPKVSAFYTDLGMHAGLYAALKRFAASDAAAALGTVEARFLKLSLDDFRRSGADLPSEEQARLKALNIELGEITSRYSSNSMDGVGAFELYVPAERLAGVPERIQQATARDAATHGQPGMHRLTLHAPTYIPILTYGEDRTLREELYRAFNAVGTGEGRDNTALLPDILRLRQEKAELLGYANYADYLLEDRMAKSGAGALAFERDLEKRTRPAFVRENAELESYYRQQVGQDAPALAPWDTSYWAEKQRLATYDFDDEALRPYFAIDSVLSGLFDIASRLFGIVVAPAEAPGWHPEVRFYTIQDETGTHLASFYTDWFPRDSKRGGAWHNKLKTGGPQPDGSFRPHLGLMAGNLTPPSADTPALLSHDEVETVFHEFGHLLHSSLSRVPLRSLSGTSVAWDFVELPSHFMENWTWNREALNLFGRHYQTGEPVPDELYQKMLRARNFRAANAAMRQYSFATVDLALHTEYTPESGDPLSYSREMMAPFLPVPALPDDARITNFGHLFSSPVGYAAGYYSYKWAEVLEADAFSRFEKEGIFNRQTGQAFVNSVLSRGNSAAPDALFEEFMGRAPDPDALLRRSGLL, encoded by the coding sequence ATGACCACTGCTCAGGACGTCGTCCCCACCCCCCAGGCAGCACACAATCCACTGCTCGATACCGAGTTTCTGATTCCCTTCGACCGTATCCGCCCCGAACACGCCGAACCCGCCGTCGACACCCTGATCGACCAGGCGCGGGCCGATCTGGAAGCGCTGGCGCAGTCCGATGACCAGCCCGGCTTCCTGAAGCGGCTCGATCGCCTGACCGAGCGCCTGGATACCGCTGTCACGGTGGTGCATCACCTGGAAGGCGTGGTGTCGAGCGATGAGTGGCGGGCCGCTCGCAGGGTCATTCAGCCCAAGGTCAGTGCGTTCTATACCGATCTGGGTATGCACGCGGGTCTGTACGCCGCCCTGAAGCGCTTTGCCGCCAGCGACGCCGCCGCTGCTCTCGGCACTGTGGAGGCCCGCTTCCTGAAGCTCAGTCTCGACGACTTCCGGCGCAGCGGTGCAGATCTGCCGTCCGAAGAGCAGGCGCGGCTCAAGGCGCTGAATATCGAGCTGGGTGAGATCACCAGCAGGTACAGCAGCAACAGCATGGACGGCGTAGGAGCGTTCGAGCTGTACGTGCCTGCCGAGCGCCTCGCGGGTGTACCAGAACGCATTCAGCAGGCCACCGCCCGCGACGCTGCCACGCATGGGCAGCCGGGGATGCACCGCCTGACGCTGCACGCCCCCACCTACATTCCGATTCTCACCTACGGCGAAGACCGGACGCTACGCGAAGAGCTGTACCGCGCCTTCAACGCCGTCGGAACGGGCGAGGGGCGCGACAATACCGCGCTGCTGCCAGACATTCTGCGGCTGCGCCAGGAAAAGGCCGAGCTGCTGGGCTACGCCAACTACGCCGATTATCTGCTGGAAGACCGGATGGCCAAAAGCGGTGCAGGCGCACTGGCCTTCGAGCGCGACCTGGAGAAGCGGACCCGCCCGGCTTTTGTGCGTGAGAACGCCGAGCTGGAATCGTACTATCGCCAGCAGGTCGGTCAGGACGCGCCTGCCCTTGCTCCCTGGGACACCTCGTACTGGGCCGAAAAACAGCGCCTCGCCACCTACGACTTCGACGACGAGGCGCTGCGCCCGTATTTCGCCATTGACAGCGTGCTGTCAGGCCTGTTCGACATCGCCAGTCGCCTCTTCGGGATCGTGGTCGCGCCTGCCGAGGCTCCCGGCTGGCATCCCGAGGTACGCTTCTACACCATTCAGGACGAGACAGGCACGCATCTCGCCAGTTTCTATACCGACTGGTTCCCGCGTGACAGCAAGCGCGGCGGGGCGTGGCACAACAAGCTCAAGACCGGCGGGCCGCAGCCGGACGGCAGTTTCCGCCCTCACCTGGGGCTGATGGCGGGCAATCTGACGCCGCCCAGCGCCGATACGCCCGCACTGCTCAGCCATGACGAAGTGGAAACGGTGTTCCATGAATTCGGGCATCTGCTGCACAGTTCGCTGTCGCGGGTGCCGCTGAGGTCGCTGTCGGGCACCAGCGTCGCCTGGGATTTCGTGGAACTGCCCTCGCATTTCATGGAGAACTGGACCTGGAACAGAGAAGCGCTGAATCTGTTCGGGCGGCACTACCAGACGGGCGAGCCTGTGCCGGACGAGCTGTATCAGAAGATGCTGCGTGCCCGCAATTTCCGTGCGGCCAACGCGGCTATGCGTCAGTATTCGTTCGCAACCGTCGATCTGGCGCTGCACACCGAGTACACGCCCGAATCAGGCGACCCGCTCAGCTACTCCCGCGAGATGATGGCTCCCTTCCTGCCGGTGCCCGCGCTGCCCGACGACGCCCGCATCACCAATTTCGGACATCTGTTTTCCAGTCCGGTGGGCTACGCGGCAGGCTATTACAGCTACAAGTGGGCTGAAGTGCTGGAGGCCGACGCCTTCTCGCGCTTCGAGAAGGAAGGCATCTTCAATCGTCAGACCGGTCAGGCATTCGTGAATTCGGTGCTGTCGAGAGGAAACAGCGCCGCTCCTGACGCCCTGTTCGAGGAATTCATGGGCCGTGCCCCCGATCCCGATGCCCTGCTGAGGCGCAGCGGCCTGCTGTAA
- a CDS encoding NYN domain-containing protein: MQYVVHKPRIGLFIDTQNLYHSARDLLERTVNFETILNSAREGRELVHALAYTVEKEGEGTARPFIYKLSALGYKVRRMNLTLHHVAEGGRPIYEGNWDMGIVADMFRLIDHLDVVVLGSGDGDFTDIVEVLQERGKRVEVVAFREHTAQKLVDAADRFIHLPDIEDALMPARHRPVAATPE, translated from the coding sequence ATGCAATACGTTGTTCATAAACCCAGAATCGGCCTGTTTATCGATACCCAGAACCTTTATCACAGCGCCCGCGACCTGCTGGAGCGCACGGTCAATTTCGAGACCATCCTCAACTCGGCCCGCGAAGGGCGCGAACTGGTCCACGCCCTCGCCTACACCGTCGAAAAGGAAGGCGAGGGCACGGCGCGGCCATTCATCTACAAGCTCTCGGCGCTGGGCTACAAGGTGCGCCGCATGAACCTGACGCTGCACCACGTAGCGGAGGGCGGGCGGCCCATCTATGAAGGCAACTGGGATATGGGCATCGTGGCCGACATGTTCCGGCTGATCGACCACCTCGACGTGGTGGTGCTGGGCAGCGGCGACGGCGACTTCACCGATATCGTCGAGGTTTTGCAGGAGCGCGGCAAGCGGGTCGAGGTCGTGGCCTTCCGCGAGCACACCGCGCAGAAACTGGTGGACGCCGCCGACCGCTTCATTCACCTGCCCGACATCGAAGATGCGCTGATGCCTGCCCGTCATCGCCCGGTCGCCGCCACGCCGGAATGA